The Oceanispirochaeta sp. nucleotide sequence CAGACTCCCTGTCTATGCTCTCTTTGCAGCTGCTTTTTTTCCAACAAAAACCGGTTTAATTGTGTTTTCCCTTTATATGACAGGAATCCTGGTAGCAGTACTTTCAGGACTCCTGATAAAGGTCACTCTCTTCAGAGGCGAACCTTCTCATCTTATAATGGAACTTCCGCGCTATCATGTCCCGCGAGCAAAACACATTCTGCTGCACACCTGGGCCAGAGTTCAGGACTTCATTAAAAAGGCCGGCAAGGTAATAATCATCGCTGTATTCATTATGTCAATTTTTTCATCTTTCAGTGTGAGCGGTGGATTCGACCCTGACAACACTGCCGAATCTCTCCTGGCAGTTATAGGACGGTTTATAACTCCTCTTTTCACATCCATTGGAATAACAGATGACAACTGGCCTGCCACTGTCGGCCTATTCACAGGTATATTTGCAAAAGAGTCGATAGTAGGAACCCTTAATGCCATCTACAGCCAGCTGGATAATATAGGCCCTGCTTCTGAAGCATCCACCGGGCTGGTAATCCTAAGATCAAAGTTTTCACCTCCAGCGGCATATGCTTACCTGCTTTTTATCCTGTTGTATATGCCTTGTGTTGCTGCAGTCAGCGCTGTCATGAAGGAAATCAGCGTCAGTTTCGGTTTGCTTCAGGCACTGTACCTGACGGTGGTTGCCTGGATCATCTCCACCCTGTTTTATCAAATAGCCGAAGGTCATAGTCCTGTCTATATTTTCATTGCCTCAGCTTTAGTTGCATTGATAATACTGATATTTAAAATCGCCGCCCGGTCAGTTCCCAAAGACGACATCAACCACAACTGAAAACCCAGGCAAGATTCAAATATGAAAAGCTTGCATAATCAGAGTTTGAAAATCTGGAAATATCATTGTTGTGTTGATGACTTCTGCCCATTTTCTGATCTGTACCAAACTCTTGAAACAGTTTTCCTGAAGTTATAGACAGTTGTCTGACCTTCTCTATACAATAGAGGGACATTGAAATTCTGGAGAATCAAAAATGAAAAAAATCTTAGCTGTATTAAACCTGTTTCTGCTTCTGGGGACATCCCTTTGGGCAGAGAGTATTCAGGTGATTCCTTCCAATCCTCAGGTTGAACGGATCGCTATTGTCTCTGCTTTTGGACCTGAAGTTGTAAAGCTCAAATCTATAGCCACCATCGAAGAGGAGATTGTTATAAATGGTAAAAGTTTTACCCTCTGCGAAATTGAAGGGAAAAAGGCTGTACTTTTCCTTTCTGGTGTCAGTATGGTCAACGCGGCAATGACTACCCAGCTGGCGCTGGACTCATTCAATATTTCTCATATCCTTTTCAGCGGTATCGCCGGGGGCGTCAATCCTGATTTGAATATCGGTGATGTCACAGTCCCCGCAAAGTGGGCACAGTATCAGGAATCCCTTTTCGCTCGTAAAACAGAAGATGGCTACAACCTGGGCTGGCATCAGGAGATCTATCCTGGTTTCGGCATGATGTTTCCTCAGAATGTTGAAGTGACACACGGAAGACTGGACGATGTTGACGGGACAGAAGATAAATTCTGGTTTGATGTGGACCAGGAGCTTCTGGCGGTTGCCGAAAAGATTAGTG carries:
- a CDS encoding 5'-methylthioadenosine/S-adenosylhomocysteine nucleosidase, with product MKKILAVLNLFLLLGTSLWAESIQVIPSNPQVERIAIVSAFGPEVVKLKSIATIEEEIVINGKSFTLCEIEGKKAVLFLSGVSMVNAAMTTQLALDSFNISHILFSGIAGGVNPDLNIGDVTVPAKWAQYQESLFARKTEDGYNLGWHQEIYPGFGMMFPQNVEVTHGRLDDVDGTEDKFWFDVDQELLAVAEKISDVTLLSETDEAKLSHVPKLVVGGTGVSGMTFVDNAEYREWAFDNFQAACLDMESAAVAHVAYVADVPFIAFRSLSDLAGGGEGENEMGTFFGLAADNAAEVLLQFLKAWN